One genomic region from Leptospirales bacterium encodes:
- the metK gene encoding methionine adenosyltransferase codes for MSLKNFLFTSESVSEGHPDKVCDQISDAVLDAYLAGDNKSRVACETLVTTDFCCVAGEITSKSSVDVEKIARQVIRQIGYTHNDIGFNADTAEVMVRVHEQSPDISQGVTEGEGLFKEQGAGDQGMMFGFAINETEELMPMPITLSHRILHLLADQRHSGAMKDILPDAKSQVTVEYRDGKPARIDTVVVSTQHRENLQHKQLEEMMIEQIIKKVLPAELLQNTRYLINPTGKFVVGGPHGDCGLTGRKIIVDTYGGWGRHGGGAFSGKDPSKVDRSAAYMCRYAAKNVVAAGLADRCEVQVSYAIGFPEPVSIMVDSFGSGKIADDEIAKRVRSVFDFRPSGINRTLQLTEKGRRYQDTAAYGHFGRSGETFTWERTDKAAALKG; via the coding sequence ATGTCTTTGAAAAACTTTCTATTCACTTCCGAATCCGTGTCCGAGGGCCATCCTGACAAGGTCTGCGACCAGATCTCCGACGCGGTGCTGGATGCCTATCTGGCCGGCGATAATAAGAGCCGGGTAGCCTGCGAGACCCTGGTGACCACCGACTTTTGCTGCGTGGCTGGCGAGATTACCTCCAAAAGCAGCGTCGATGTTGAGAAGATTGCGCGTCAGGTGATTCGCCAGATTGGTTATACGCACAATGATATTGGTTTCAATGCGGATACCGCCGAGGTCATGGTTCGCGTCCATGAACAATCCCCGGATATTTCGCAGGGCGTAACCGAGGGCGAGGGTCTCTTCAAAGAACAGGGCGCCGGCGACCAGGGTATGATGTTTGGTTTTGCCATCAACGAGACAGAAGAATTGATGCCGATGCCGATCACGCTTTCGCATCGCATCCTCCACCTTCTGGCCGATCAGCGCCATAGCGGCGCGATGAAAGACATTCTCCCGGACGCGAAAAGCCAGGTAACTGTTGAGTACCGCGATGGCAAGCCGGCGCGTATCGACACTGTAGTCGTCTCAACACAACACCGCGAAAATCTGCAGCACAAGCAGCTGGAAGAAATGATGATTGAGCAGATCATCAAGAAGGTGCTGCCGGCAGAGTTGCTGCAGAACACCCGCTACTTGATCAATCCGACTGGCAAGTTCGTGGTCGGCGGCCCGCATGGCGACTGTGGCCTCACCGGGCGCAAGATCATTGTCGATACCTACGGCGGCTGGGGTCGTCACGGCGGCGGCGCCTTCTCCGGCAAAGACCCCTCCAAGGTCGACCGCAGCGCCGCTTACATGTGCCGCTACGCCGCCAAGAACGTGGTGGCGGCAGGACTGGCCGATCGTTGCGAAGTACAAGTTTCTTACGCGATCGGGTTTCCGGAGCCCGTTTCCATTATGGTCGATTCCTTCGGCAGCGGAAAAATCGCTGACGACGAAATTGCAAAGCGCGTGCGCAGTGTGTTCGATTTTCGTCCGTCCGGAATCAATCGCACCCTGCAACTCACCGAGAAGGGACGTCGCTACCAGGACACGGCAGCCTACGGCCATTTTGGCCGCAGCGGCGAGACCTTCACCTGGGAGCGCACCGACAAAGCCGCAGCTCTCAAGGGCTGA